In the genome of Flexistipes sinusarabici DSM 4947, one region contains:
- a CDS encoding tetratricopeptide repeat protein: MLDNNFLLATLLIAVLLSLYYIFVIRRKDDMDELSGKHFLKGFGFLAENNIAKALDEFSSVIIENNDNLEIYASLGSLFRKNGDYAKAVHIHESTLSNSKLTKSLRKYVLFELVKDYKAWGQFDNAKYYLEELIKTDKSPVLIKFFAEIHFMQENYSDAERYYHRYEKSSGKDYSDWRAYCNVKTAQKEENVKQKIKLLEKAIKIHPSLRIAQVELIDSYFKAGHTEKGLSAVNEFIEKDMTSSYDDLVKMRGYYYDYSDVKSFDELIMKKVSSKSDNPFYTVFLSDYFIKKDDPEKAREVIRDFVEKHKPYKSILKRYSRIKLDKVLINTFINDPEYICDKCKTSYNDYYTVCANCKSLETIKPL; this comes from the coding sequence ATGCTGGACAATAACTTTCTTTTAGCAACATTACTTATAGCGGTTCTGCTGTCACTGTATTATATCTTTGTCATCAGGAGAAAAGACGATATGGACGAATTAAGCGGGAAGCACTTCCTTAAAGGTTTCGGTTTTTTAGCTGAAAACAATATTGCAAAGGCACTGGACGAATTTTCGAGTGTCATCATTGAAAATAATGATAATCTGGAAATATATGCTTCTCTTGGTTCCCTCTTCAGAAAAAACGGAGATTACGCCAAAGCTGTACACATCCACGAAAGTACACTAAGTAACAGTAAATTGACCAAATCATTAAGAAAATATGTGCTTTTTGAACTGGTTAAAGACTATAAAGCATGGGGGCAGTTCGATAACGCCAAGTACTATCTTGAAGAGCTGATAAAAACAGACAAATCACCCGTGCTGATTAAGTTTTTTGCCGAAATACATTTTATGCAGGAAAATTATTCCGATGCTGAAAGATACTACCATAGATATGAAAAAAGCAGTGGTAAAGATTATTCCGACTGGAGAGCTTACTGTAATGTAAAGACAGCTCAAAAAGAGGAAAATGTAAAACAGAAAATAAAACTTCTGGAAAAAGCAATTAAAATCCACCCTTCATTAAGGATTGCTCAGGTGGAACTCATAGATTCATACTTTAAAGCCGGACACACAGAAAAAGGTTTATCTGCTGTGAATGAGTTTATAGAAAAAGATATGACATCTTCCTATGATGACCTTGTAAAAATGAGGGGTTACTATTACGATTATTCGGATGTTAAAAGTTTTGACGAGCTGATAATGAAGAAAGTTTCGTCAAAAAGTGATAATCCTTTTTATACGGTGTTTTTGTCTGACTATTTCATAAAAAAAGATGACCCGGAAAAAGCCAGGGAAGTAATCCGTGATTTTGTGGAGAAACACAAACCATATAAGTCAATTCTGAAAAGATACAGCCGCATCAAGCTGGATAAGGTGCTTATAAACACATTTATTAATGACCCTGAATATATATGTGATAAATGCAAAACCAGTTATAACGACTATTATACAGTTTGTGCAAACTGTAAATCATTAGAAACAATTAAACCTCTTTGA
- a CDS encoding LapA family protein has protein sequence MRIVSTIIKTVVIAAIVIFATLNMQTVNLQYFYGKEPVKLPLFLIIIGSAFIGVILAVMVALSEKMKTRREINSLRKDLKEAEKEITRLRNLPLSKEKESTKEHAGQ, from the coding sequence ATGAGAATAGTCAGTACAATAATTAAAACAGTTGTAATAGCGGCAATAGTAATTTTTGCTACACTGAATATGCAAACTGTGAATTTACAGTATTTTTATGGTAAAGAGCCTGTTAAGCTGCCTTTGTTTCTGATAATTATCGGTTCTGCCTTCATAGGCGTTATACTGGCAGTAATGGTTGCACTCTCTGAAAAAATGAAAACACGCAGGGAGATAAACAGTCTCAGAAAAGATTTAAAAGAGGCTGAAAAGGAAATCACAAGACTGCGAAATCTTCCTTTAAGTAAAGAAAAAGAATCCACAAAAGAACATGCTGGACAATAA
- a CDS encoding HIT family protein, whose protein sequence is MNKGFDRMWAPWRMNYIDGSHKNEGCIFCVKPKQDNDRENLLLYRGNTCHIMMNLFPYNNGHIMISPYRHTGNLEELNDDEMLEIMNLSGMCIKAMKNSINPAGFNAGFNLGKAAGAGVDDHLHFHIVPRWNGDTNFMPVLGETKVISEHILQTYDKLKKAIMALEEK, encoded by the coding sequence ATGAATAAAGGATTCGACAGAATGTGGGCACCATGGAGAATGAATTACATAGATGGTTCGCATAAAAACGAAGGGTGCATTTTTTGTGTCAAACCTAAACAGGACAATGACAGGGAGAATCTTCTTTTATACAGGGGCAACACGTGTCATATTATGATGAATCTTTTTCCTTACAATAACGGTCATATTATGATATCTCCATATAGACACACGGGAAATCTTGAAGAGCTGAATGACGATGAAATGCTGGAAATTATGAATTTATCAGGCATGTGTATCAAAGCTATGAAAAATTCGATAAATCCAGCCGGGTTTAACGCTGGCTTTAATCTGGGAAAAGCAGCCGGAGCCGGAGTGGATGATCATCTTCACTTTCATATTGTACCCCGTTGGAACGGCGACACTAACTTTATGCCTGTGCTGGGTGAAACAAAAGTCATATCGGAACATATTTTGCAGACTTATGATAAACTTAAAAAAGCTATAATGGCGCTGGAGGAAAAATGA
- a CDS encoding NAD-dependent protein deacylase: MADQIKALIDRIKKSRNTVFFTGAGVSTDSGIPDFRSPDTGLWKTTSAQELLFIDNFARKPKEFYNFALKFFEDLLYAEPNLSHRFIAEVQKLSDESYVITQNIDNLHQKAGSHNVIELHGNFYYSYCMECSQEFKTSKVFNMLKKGENPPLCPICKGLIKPDVVFFGESLPHEALNKAVKVSEKAELFIVMGSSLVVNPAALMPGYARSGGAEVAILNRNKTPYDSLADFVIHDNLSNTVKSLEEALYE; this comes from the coding sequence ATGGCAGATCAAATTAAGGCATTGATTGACCGTATAAAAAAAAGCAGAAATACAGTGTTTTTTACAGGAGCGGGGGTAAGTACTGACAGCGGAATTCCCGACTTCAGATCACCGGATACAGGTTTGTGGAAAACAACATCCGCTCAGGAACTGCTTTTCATAGATAACTTTGCCAGAAAACCCAAAGAGTTTTATAACTTTGCTCTCAAATTTTTTGAGGATCTGCTTTATGCAGAACCCAATCTGTCCCACAGATTTATAGCCGAAGTACAAAAGCTTTCGGATGAGTCTTATGTTATTACCCAAAACATAGACAACCTGCATCAAAAAGCGGGCTCGCACAACGTCATAGAACTCCACGGCAATTTTTATTACAGTTATTGTATGGAATGCTCCCAGGAATTTAAAACATCAAAAGTTTTCAATATGCTGAAAAAAGGTGAAAACCCTCCCTTATGCCCGATATGCAAAGGACTTATAAAACCGGATGTTGTTTTTTTCGGTGAAAGCCTTCCGCACGAGGCTTTGAACAAAGCTGTTAAAGTTTCAGAGAAAGCCGAACTTTTTATTGTCATGGGCTCATCCCTTGTGGTAAACCCGGCCGCACTGATGCCCGGCTATGCCAGAAGCGGAGGGGCAGAAGTAGCAATTTTAAATCGTAATAAAACACCATATGATTCATTGGCAGATTTTGTAATTCATGATAACCTTAGTAATACAGTAAAATCTTTGGAAGAGGCGCTTTATGAATAA
- a CDS encoding AEC family transporter, whose protein sequence is MEFLLIFNKSILPIFLILSIAFIYYRIFKPNIKDIANITLTVLAPIMTFEALVKYNISPEALILPIIFAFLLTFGLMAAAYGCYYIFRLNSSQKIPLVLAASMMNTGNFGLPLIFFTYGTDAKVYSIIYFIAFSIPLSTIAIYISSNKSRIPDILIDILKIPIFHGMIAALLLNFMGINLPSSIDKSLALVSQAAIPMMIFVLGLQLSSIKIEFGFIKVIGIATFLRLIVSPVLAFLMLKMLNIHSLEQNVALLQTSGPVAVLTLLYAIRFNRSPHLMSAIIFVTTFVSGITLTVLIKLI, encoded by the coding sequence ATGGAATTTTTACTGATCTTTAATAAATCGATACTGCCTATATTTCTTATACTTTCAATTGCATTTATCTATTACAGAATTTTCAAACCCAATATCAAGGATATAGCAAACATTACACTAACCGTCCTGGCACCAATAATGACTTTTGAAGCACTTGTAAAGTATAACATCAGTCCAGAAGCTCTAATACTTCCGATAATTTTTGCATTTTTACTCACTTTCGGCTTAATGGCAGCGGCTTATGGCTGCTATTACATATTCAGACTAAATTCTTCTCAGAAAATACCATTAGTCCTTGCAGCTTCTATGATGAATACAGGTAATTTCGGCCTGCCTTTGATTTTTTTCACATACGGCACTGATGCTAAAGTATATTCAATAATATATTTTATAGCTTTCAGTATCCCACTAAGCACGATTGCTATTTATATCAGCAGCAATAAATCCAGGATTCCCGACATCTTGATAGATATCCTTAAAATACCTATCTTTCATGGAATGATAGCCGCACTCCTGCTTAACTTTATGGGTATCAACCTGCCTTCAAGCATAGACAAAAGTCTTGCTCTGGTCAGTCAGGCTGCAATTCCTATGATGATTTTCGTACTCGGATTACAGCTTTCTTCGATAAAAATAGAGTTCGGTTTTATCAAAGTTATAGGAATTGCCACATTTCTGCGCCTCATAGTATCTCCTGTACTTGCTTTCTTAATGCTTAAAATGTTGAATATTCACTCTCTCGAACAAAATGTAGCCCTTTTACAGACTTCCGGTCCTGTTGCCGTGCTCACCCTGCTTTATGCAATCAGATTTAACAGGTCGCCTCACCTGATGTCTGCAATTATTTTTGTAACAACTTTTGTTTCCGGAATTACACTGACAGTTCTAATAAAACTGATTTAA